The following are encoded together in the Fundulus heteroclitus isolate FHET01 chromosome 19, MU-UCD_Fhet_4.1, whole genome shotgun sequence genome:
- the map4k5 gene encoding mitogen-activated protein kinase kinase kinase kinase 5 isoform X2, translating to MDFLPRPCGEIQRKNPQHDFELIQRVGSGTYGDVYKARNIQTGELAAVKIIKLEQGDDFAVIQQEIFMVKECTHHNIVAYFGSYLCREKLWICMEYCGGGSLQDIYHVTGPLSELQIAYVCRETLQGLKYLHSKGKMHRDIKGANILLTDNGDVKLADFGVAAKITATIAKRKSFIGTPYWMAPEVAAVEKNGGYNQLCDIWAVGITSIELAELQPPMFDLHPMRALFLMSKSSFQPPKLKDKTKWSAAFQNFVKVSLTKNPKKRPAAEKLLLHVFVAQTGLTRRLGVDLLDQVNNPDTLRSYREIDDDDLEPLTGGRHTILPSKQHPKVERTPSEINSNNGTGLEHPISSPSDCEGHREDAVDKVQFQAPLLPKETEAHSEMDVNKDHDFPSPWSPYADGGTSRSLLKSVEDELFQRGHVAHLDDASEGVELSTLKPGVPPPLPPKPRINSTSEEIGLNEERSLTVRRFPNSENGPSQAARRQSTPDEGNKVEHSSFDFLSASVSSPGFLSHASDPAPIKCGSKENDSDGDVNGGRSTPTSQHRKDRKEFPKPAINGLPPTPKVHMGACFSKVFDGCPLNINCATSWIHPDTKDQYLIFGTEDGIYTLNLNELHESAMEQIFPRKCTWLYIINNILMSLSGKSFQLYSHNLIGLFEQLRKPGLAAQFQTHRFPDKILPRRFALTTKIPDTKGCHKCCIVRNPYTGHKYLCGALQSGIVLLQWYEPMQRFMLIKHFDFPLPSPLKVFEMLVVPEQEYPLVCVAISEGTEQGQVVRFETINLNSCSSWFTEMGTNNQQVDAIHVTQLERDTVLVCLDKNVKIVNLQGKLKPNKKLASELSFDFCIGSIVCLQDSVLAFWKHGMQGKSFKSNEVTQEISDPSRVFRLLGSDRVVVLESRPTDNPSAQSNLYILAGHENSY from the exons ATGGATTTCCTTCCCCGGCCTTGCGGCGAAATTCAGAGGAAGAACCCCCAACACGACTTCGAGCTCATCCAGAGGGTGGGAAGCGGGACATACGGAGACGTCTACAAG gcTCGAAATATTCAAACAGGAGAGCTCGCTGCTGTGAAGATCATAAAGTTGGAACAAG GAGATGATTTTGCCGTCATTCAGCAGGAAATCTTCATGGTGAAGGAATGCACGCACCACAACATTGTGGCCTACTTCGGGAGCTACCTCTG tcgaGAAAAGCTTTGGATATGTATGGAATACTGCGGTGGAGGATCCCTGCAGGATATTTACCACG TTACAGGACCGCTGTCTGAGCTGCAGATTGCATACGTCTGCAGAGAGACCTTACAG GGTTTGAAATATCTGCACAGCAAAGGCAAGATGCACCGTGATATCAAG GGTGCCAACATACTCTTGACAGACAATGGAGATGTGAAGCTAG CTGACTTTGGAGTTGCCGCCAAGATAACAGCTACCATCGCAAAAAGAAAGTCCTTCATTGGAACACCCTATTG GATGGCTCCTGAGGTAGCAGCAGTAGAGAAGAACGGAGGCTACAACCAGCTGTGCGACATCTGGGCTGTTGGCATCACATCCATCGAGCTGGCTGAGCTGCAGCCTCCAATGTTTGACCTGCATCCGATGAG GGCCTTGTTTTTGATGTCCAAGAGCAGTTTCCAGCCTCCTAAGCTAAAGGACAAAACCAAATG GAGTGCTGCTTTTCAAAACTTTGTTAAAGTGTCTCTCACAAAAAACCCAAAGAAGCGGCCCGCTGCAGAGAAACTCTTACTG CATGTATTTGTGGCTCAGACTGGGTTAACGAGGAGACTTGGAGTTGATCTCCTCGATCAGGTGAACAACCCAGACACCCTTCGGAGTTACCGCGAAATTGACGATGATGACCTTGAG cctctcacCGGAGGCCGACACACCATCCTTCCCTCCAAACAACACCCCAAAGTTGAGAGGACGCCCTCTGAGATTAACT CAAACAATGGGACAGGCCTCGAACATCCAATCTCAAGTCCTAGTGACTGTGAGGGACACAGGGAGGATGCAG TTGACAAGGTCCAATTTCAGGCGCCTCTTCTCCCAAAAGAAACTGAAGCTCATTCTGAAATG GATGTGAATAAAGACCATGACTTCCCTTCCCCATGGAGCCCTTATGCAGATGGAGGAACAAGCAG GAGCCTTCTCAAAAGCGTTGAGGATGAATTGTTCCAACG TGGACACGTCGCCCATCTGGATGATGCCTCTGAAGGGGTCGAGCT GTCGACGCTTAAACCAGGTGTACCTCCTCCTCTGCCCCCAAAG cCACGAATAAACAGCACATCAGAGGAGATTGGGCTGAACGAGGAGAGGTCTCTGACAGTTCGCAGGTTCCCGAACTCGGAAAATGGACCGAGCCAGGCCGCCCGCAGGCAGAGCACGCCCGACGAGGGCAACAAGGTGGAGCATTCATCATTTGACTTCCTGTCAGCTAGCGTCAGCAGCCCCGGCTTCTTATCGCACGCCTCTGATCCTG CTCCAATAAAATGTGGCTCTAAAG AAAATGATTCAGATGGAGATGTGAATGGAGGCCGTTCTACACCAACATCACAGCACCGGAAGGACAGAAAGGAGTTCCCC AAACCAGCAATAAACGGTCTGCCGCCCACTCCTAAAGTACAT ATGGGAGCCTGTTTCTCTAAGGTGTTTGATGGCTGTCCGTTAAATATCAACTGTGCCACGTCATGGATTCATCCAGACACCAAAG ATCAGTACCTAATCTTTGGAACGGAGGATGGCATCTATACATTAAATCTTAATGAGCTGCACGAGTCAGCAATGGAGCAG aTTTTCCCCAGGAAGTGTACATGGCTGTACATTATCAACAACATTCTGATGTCTTTGTCTG GAAAATCTTTCCAGCTCTACTCTCACAATCTGATCGGGCTGTTCGAGCAGCTGAGGAAGCCCGGCCTCGCAGCTCAGTTTCAGACGCATCGCTTCCCAGACAAGATCTTGCCGAG GCGCTTTGCTCTGACCACCAAGATCCCTGACACAAAGGGCTGTCACAAATGCTGCATTG TGAGAAACCCATATACAGGCCACAAGTACTTGTGCGGGGCTCTTCAGTCTGGCATTGTCCTTCTGCAGTGGTATGAGCCCATGCAGAGGTTTATGCTCATCAAG CACTTTGACTTCCCTCTTCCCAGCCCGCTCAAGGTGTTTGAAATGCTGGTGGTCCCAGAGCAGGAGTATCCTCTGGTGTGTGTCGCCATCAGCGAGGGTACCGAGCAGGGCCAGGTGGTCCGCTTTGAGACGATCAACCTCAACTCCTGTTCCTCCTGGTTCACAGAGATGGGAACAA ATAATCAGCAAGTGGATGCAATCCATGTCACGCAGCTGGAAAGAGACACAGTGTTGGTGTGTTTAGACA aaaatgtaaagatCGTTAACCTTCAGGGCAAACTAAAGCCCAACAAGAAACTGGCTTCTGAGCTCAGCTTTGACTTCTGCATCGGATCTATTG TGTGCCTTCAGGACAGCGTCCTGGCCTTCTGGAAGCACGGCATGCAGGGAAAGAGCTTCAAGTCCAATGAG GTGACTCAGGAGATTTCTGATCCAAGCAGAGTCTTCCGCCTCCTGGGATCTGACAG
- the map4k5 gene encoding mitogen-activated protein kinase kinase kinase kinase 5 isoform X7, with translation MDFLPRPCGEIQRKNPQHDFELIQRVGSGTYGDVYKARNIQTGELAAVKIIKLEQGDDFAVIQQEIFMVKECTHHNIVAYFGSYLCREKLWICMEYCGGGSLQDIYHVTGPLSELQIAYVCRETLQGLKYLHSKGKMHRDIKGANILLTDNGDVKLADFGVAAKITATIAKRKSFIGTPYWMAPEVAAVEKNGGYNQLCDIWAVGITSIELAELQPPMFDLHPMRALFLMSKSSFQPPKLKDKTKWSAAFQNFVKVSLTKNPKKRPAAEKLLLHVFVAQTGLTRRLGVDLLDQVNNPDTLRSYREIDDDDLEPLTGGRHTILPSKQHPKVERTPSEINFDKVQFQAPLLPKETEAHSEMDVNKDHDFPSPWSPYADGGTSSGHVAHLDDASEGVELSTLKPGVPPPLPPKPRINSTSEEIGLNEERSLTVRRFPNSENGPSQAARRQSTPDEGNKVEHSSFDFLSASVSSPGFLSHASDPENDSDGDVNGGRSTPTSQHRKDRKEFPKPAINGLPPTPKVHMGACFSKVFDGCPLNINCATSWIHPDTKDQYLIFGTEDGIYTLNLNELHESAMEQIFPRKCTWLYIINNILMSLSGKSFQLYSHNLIGLFEQLRKPGLAAQFQTHRFPDKILPRRFALTTKIPDTKGCHKCCIVRNPYTGHKYLCGALQSGIVLLQWYEPMQRFMLIKHFDFPLPSPLKVFEMLVVPEQEYPLVCVAISEGTEQGQVVRFETINLNSCSSWFTEMGTNNQQVDAIHVTQLERDTVLVCLDKNVKIVNLQGKLKPNKKLASELSFDFCIGSIVCLQDSVLAFWKHGMQGKSFKSNEVTQEISDPSRVFRLLGSDRVVVLESRPTDNPSAQSNLYILAGHENSY, from the exons ATGGATTTCCTTCCCCGGCCTTGCGGCGAAATTCAGAGGAAGAACCCCCAACACGACTTCGAGCTCATCCAGAGGGTGGGAAGCGGGACATACGGAGACGTCTACAAG gcTCGAAATATTCAAACAGGAGAGCTCGCTGCTGTGAAGATCATAAAGTTGGAACAAG GAGATGATTTTGCCGTCATTCAGCAGGAAATCTTCATGGTGAAGGAATGCACGCACCACAACATTGTGGCCTACTTCGGGAGCTACCTCTG tcgaGAAAAGCTTTGGATATGTATGGAATACTGCGGTGGAGGATCCCTGCAGGATATTTACCACG TTACAGGACCGCTGTCTGAGCTGCAGATTGCATACGTCTGCAGAGAGACCTTACAG GGTTTGAAATATCTGCACAGCAAAGGCAAGATGCACCGTGATATCAAG GGTGCCAACATACTCTTGACAGACAATGGAGATGTGAAGCTAG CTGACTTTGGAGTTGCCGCCAAGATAACAGCTACCATCGCAAAAAGAAAGTCCTTCATTGGAACACCCTATTG GATGGCTCCTGAGGTAGCAGCAGTAGAGAAGAACGGAGGCTACAACCAGCTGTGCGACATCTGGGCTGTTGGCATCACATCCATCGAGCTGGCTGAGCTGCAGCCTCCAATGTTTGACCTGCATCCGATGAG GGCCTTGTTTTTGATGTCCAAGAGCAGTTTCCAGCCTCCTAAGCTAAAGGACAAAACCAAATG GAGTGCTGCTTTTCAAAACTTTGTTAAAGTGTCTCTCACAAAAAACCCAAAGAAGCGGCCCGCTGCAGAGAAACTCTTACTG CATGTATTTGTGGCTCAGACTGGGTTAACGAGGAGACTTGGAGTTGATCTCCTCGATCAGGTGAACAACCCAGACACCCTTCGGAGTTACCGCGAAATTGACGATGATGACCTTGAG cctctcacCGGAGGCCGACACACCATCCTTCCCTCCAAACAACACCCCAAAGTTGAGAGGACGCCCTCTGAGATTAACT TTGACAAGGTCCAATTTCAGGCGCCTCTTCTCCCAAAAGAAACTGAAGCTCATTCTGAAATG GATGTGAATAAAGACCATGACTTCCCTTCCCCATGGAGCCCTTATGCAGATGGAGGAACAAGCAG TGGACACGTCGCCCATCTGGATGATGCCTCTGAAGGGGTCGAGCT GTCGACGCTTAAACCAGGTGTACCTCCTCCTCTGCCCCCAAAG cCACGAATAAACAGCACATCAGAGGAGATTGGGCTGAACGAGGAGAGGTCTCTGACAGTTCGCAGGTTCCCGAACTCGGAAAATGGACCGAGCCAGGCCGCCCGCAGGCAGAGCACGCCCGACGAGGGCAACAAGGTGGAGCATTCATCATTTGACTTCCTGTCAGCTAGCGTCAGCAGCCCCGGCTTCTTATCGCACGCCTCTGATCCTG AAAATGATTCAGATGGAGATGTGAATGGAGGCCGTTCTACACCAACATCACAGCACCGGAAGGACAGAAAGGAGTTCCCC AAACCAGCAATAAACGGTCTGCCGCCCACTCCTAAAGTACAT ATGGGAGCCTGTTTCTCTAAGGTGTTTGATGGCTGTCCGTTAAATATCAACTGTGCCACGTCATGGATTCATCCAGACACCAAAG ATCAGTACCTAATCTTTGGAACGGAGGATGGCATCTATACATTAAATCTTAATGAGCTGCACGAGTCAGCAATGGAGCAG aTTTTCCCCAGGAAGTGTACATGGCTGTACATTATCAACAACATTCTGATGTCTTTGTCTG GAAAATCTTTCCAGCTCTACTCTCACAATCTGATCGGGCTGTTCGAGCAGCTGAGGAAGCCCGGCCTCGCAGCTCAGTTTCAGACGCATCGCTTCCCAGACAAGATCTTGCCGAG GCGCTTTGCTCTGACCACCAAGATCCCTGACACAAAGGGCTGTCACAAATGCTGCATTG TGAGAAACCCATATACAGGCCACAAGTACTTGTGCGGGGCTCTTCAGTCTGGCATTGTCCTTCTGCAGTGGTATGAGCCCATGCAGAGGTTTATGCTCATCAAG CACTTTGACTTCCCTCTTCCCAGCCCGCTCAAGGTGTTTGAAATGCTGGTGGTCCCAGAGCAGGAGTATCCTCTGGTGTGTGTCGCCATCAGCGAGGGTACCGAGCAGGGCCAGGTGGTCCGCTTTGAGACGATCAACCTCAACTCCTGTTCCTCCTGGTTCACAGAGATGGGAACAA ATAATCAGCAAGTGGATGCAATCCATGTCACGCAGCTGGAAAGAGACACAGTGTTGGTGTGTTTAGACA aaaatgtaaagatCGTTAACCTTCAGGGCAAACTAAAGCCCAACAAGAAACTGGCTTCTGAGCTCAGCTTTGACTTCTGCATCGGATCTATTG TGTGCCTTCAGGACAGCGTCCTGGCCTTCTGGAAGCACGGCATGCAGGGAAAGAGCTTCAAGTCCAATGAG GTGACTCAGGAGATTTCTGATCCAAGCAGAGTCTTCCGCCTCCTGGGATCTGACAG
- the map4k5 gene encoding mitogen-activated protein kinase kinase kinase kinase 5 isoform X4, whose translation MDFLPRPCGEIQRKNPQHDFELIQRVGSGTYGDVYKARNIQTGELAAVKIIKLEQGDDFAVIQQEIFMVKECTHHNIVAYFGSYLCREKLWICMEYCGGGSLQDIYHVTGPLSELQIAYVCRETLQGLKYLHSKGKMHRDIKGANILLTDNGDVKLADFGVAAKITATIAKRKSFIGTPYWMAPEVAAVEKNGGYNQLCDIWAVGITSIELAELQPPMFDLHPMRALFLMSKSSFQPPKLKDKTKWSAAFQNFVKVSLTKNPKKRPAAEKLLLHVFVAQTGLTRRLGVDLLDQVNNPDTLRSYREIDDDDLEPLTGGRHTILPSKQHPKVERTPSEINSNNGTGLEHPISSPSDCEGHREDAVDKVQFQAPLLPKETEAHSEMDVNKDHDFPSPWSPYADGGTSSGHVAHLDDASEGVELSTLKPGVPPPLPPKPRINSTSEEIGLNEERSLTVRRFPNSENGPSQAARRQSTPDEGNKVEHSSFDFLSASVSSPGFLSHASDPAPIKCGSKENDSDGDVNGGRSTPTSQHRKDRKEFPKPAINGLPPTPKVHMGACFSKVFDGCPLNINCATSWIHPDTKDQYLIFGTEDGIYTLNLNELHESAMEQIFPRKCTWLYIINNILMSLSEGKSFQLYSHNLIGLFEQLRKPGLAAQFQTHRFPDKILPRRFALTTKIPDTKGCHKCCIVRNPYTGHKYLCGALQSGIVLLQWYEPMQRFMLIKHFDFPLPSPLKVFEMLVVPEQEYPLVCVAISEGTEQGQVVRFETINLNSCSSWFTEMGTNNQQVDAIHVTQLERDTVLVCLDKNVKIVNLQGKLKPNKKLASELSFDFCIGSIVCLQDSVLAFWKHGMQGKSFKSNEVTQEISDPSRVFRLLGSDRVVVLESRPTDNPSAQSNLYILAGHENSY comes from the exons ATGGATTTCCTTCCCCGGCCTTGCGGCGAAATTCAGAGGAAGAACCCCCAACACGACTTCGAGCTCATCCAGAGGGTGGGAAGCGGGACATACGGAGACGTCTACAAG gcTCGAAATATTCAAACAGGAGAGCTCGCTGCTGTGAAGATCATAAAGTTGGAACAAG GAGATGATTTTGCCGTCATTCAGCAGGAAATCTTCATGGTGAAGGAATGCACGCACCACAACATTGTGGCCTACTTCGGGAGCTACCTCTG tcgaGAAAAGCTTTGGATATGTATGGAATACTGCGGTGGAGGATCCCTGCAGGATATTTACCACG TTACAGGACCGCTGTCTGAGCTGCAGATTGCATACGTCTGCAGAGAGACCTTACAG GGTTTGAAATATCTGCACAGCAAAGGCAAGATGCACCGTGATATCAAG GGTGCCAACATACTCTTGACAGACAATGGAGATGTGAAGCTAG CTGACTTTGGAGTTGCCGCCAAGATAACAGCTACCATCGCAAAAAGAAAGTCCTTCATTGGAACACCCTATTG GATGGCTCCTGAGGTAGCAGCAGTAGAGAAGAACGGAGGCTACAACCAGCTGTGCGACATCTGGGCTGTTGGCATCACATCCATCGAGCTGGCTGAGCTGCAGCCTCCAATGTTTGACCTGCATCCGATGAG GGCCTTGTTTTTGATGTCCAAGAGCAGTTTCCAGCCTCCTAAGCTAAAGGACAAAACCAAATG GAGTGCTGCTTTTCAAAACTTTGTTAAAGTGTCTCTCACAAAAAACCCAAAGAAGCGGCCCGCTGCAGAGAAACTCTTACTG CATGTATTTGTGGCTCAGACTGGGTTAACGAGGAGACTTGGAGTTGATCTCCTCGATCAGGTGAACAACCCAGACACCCTTCGGAGTTACCGCGAAATTGACGATGATGACCTTGAG cctctcacCGGAGGCCGACACACCATCCTTCCCTCCAAACAACACCCCAAAGTTGAGAGGACGCCCTCTGAGATTAACT CAAACAATGGGACAGGCCTCGAACATCCAATCTCAAGTCCTAGTGACTGTGAGGGACACAGGGAGGATGCAG TTGACAAGGTCCAATTTCAGGCGCCTCTTCTCCCAAAAGAAACTGAAGCTCATTCTGAAATG GATGTGAATAAAGACCATGACTTCCCTTCCCCATGGAGCCCTTATGCAGATGGAGGAACAAGCAG TGGACACGTCGCCCATCTGGATGATGCCTCTGAAGGGGTCGAGCT GTCGACGCTTAAACCAGGTGTACCTCCTCCTCTGCCCCCAAAG cCACGAATAAACAGCACATCAGAGGAGATTGGGCTGAACGAGGAGAGGTCTCTGACAGTTCGCAGGTTCCCGAACTCGGAAAATGGACCGAGCCAGGCCGCCCGCAGGCAGAGCACGCCCGACGAGGGCAACAAGGTGGAGCATTCATCATTTGACTTCCTGTCAGCTAGCGTCAGCAGCCCCGGCTTCTTATCGCACGCCTCTGATCCTG CTCCAATAAAATGTGGCTCTAAAG AAAATGATTCAGATGGAGATGTGAATGGAGGCCGTTCTACACCAACATCACAGCACCGGAAGGACAGAAAGGAGTTCCCC AAACCAGCAATAAACGGTCTGCCGCCCACTCCTAAAGTACAT ATGGGAGCCTGTTTCTCTAAGGTGTTTGATGGCTGTCCGTTAAATATCAACTGTGCCACGTCATGGATTCATCCAGACACCAAAG ATCAGTACCTAATCTTTGGAACGGAGGATGGCATCTATACATTAAATCTTAATGAGCTGCACGAGTCAGCAATGGAGCAG aTTTTCCCCAGGAAGTGTACATGGCTGTACATTATCAACAACATTCTGATGTCTTTGTCTG AAG GAAAATCTTTCCAGCTCTACTCTCACAATCTGATCGGGCTGTTCGAGCAGCTGAGGAAGCCCGGCCTCGCAGCTCAGTTTCAGACGCATCGCTTCCCAGACAAGATCTTGCCGAG GCGCTTTGCTCTGACCACCAAGATCCCTGACACAAAGGGCTGTCACAAATGCTGCATTG TGAGAAACCCATATACAGGCCACAAGTACTTGTGCGGGGCTCTTCAGTCTGGCATTGTCCTTCTGCAGTGGTATGAGCCCATGCAGAGGTTTATGCTCATCAAG CACTTTGACTTCCCTCTTCCCAGCCCGCTCAAGGTGTTTGAAATGCTGGTGGTCCCAGAGCAGGAGTATCCTCTGGTGTGTGTCGCCATCAGCGAGGGTACCGAGCAGGGCCAGGTGGTCCGCTTTGAGACGATCAACCTCAACTCCTGTTCCTCCTGGTTCACAGAGATGGGAACAA ATAATCAGCAAGTGGATGCAATCCATGTCACGCAGCTGGAAAGAGACACAGTGTTGGTGTGTTTAGACA aaaatgtaaagatCGTTAACCTTCAGGGCAAACTAAAGCCCAACAAGAAACTGGCTTCTGAGCTCAGCTTTGACTTCTGCATCGGATCTATTG TGTGCCTTCAGGACAGCGTCCTGGCCTTCTGGAAGCACGGCATGCAGGGAAAGAGCTTCAAGTCCAATGAG GTGACTCAGGAGATTTCTGATCCAAGCAGAGTCTTCCGCCTCCTGGGATCTGACAG
- the map4k5 gene encoding mitogen-activated protein kinase kinase kinase kinase 5 isoform X1, whose amino-acid sequence MDFLPRPCGEIQRKNPQHDFELIQRVGSGTYGDVYKARNIQTGELAAVKIIKLEQGDDFAVIQQEIFMVKECTHHNIVAYFGSYLCREKLWICMEYCGGGSLQDIYHVTGPLSELQIAYVCRETLQGLKYLHSKGKMHRDIKGANILLTDNGDVKLADFGVAAKITATIAKRKSFIGTPYWMAPEVAAVEKNGGYNQLCDIWAVGITSIELAELQPPMFDLHPMRALFLMSKSSFQPPKLKDKTKWSAAFQNFVKVSLTKNPKKRPAAEKLLLHVFVAQTGLTRRLGVDLLDQVNNPDTLRSYREIDDDDLEPLTGGRHTILPSKQHPKVERTPSEINSNNGTGLEHPISSPSDCEGHREDAVDKVQFQAPLLPKETEAHSEMDVNKDHDFPSPWSPYADGGTSRSLLKSVEDELFQRGHVAHLDDASEGVELSTLKPGVPPPLPPKPRINSTSEEIGLNEERSLTVRRFPNSENGPSQAARRQSTPDEGNKVEHSSFDFLSASVSSPGFLSHASDPAPIKCGSKENDSDGDVNGGRSTPTSQHRKDRKEFPKPAINGLPPTPKVHMGACFSKVFDGCPLNINCATSWIHPDTKDQYLIFGTEDGIYTLNLNELHESAMEQIFPRKCTWLYIINNILMSLSEGKSFQLYSHNLIGLFEQLRKPGLAAQFQTHRFPDKILPRRFALTTKIPDTKGCHKCCIVRNPYTGHKYLCGALQSGIVLLQWYEPMQRFMLIKHFDFPLPSPLKVFEMLVVPEQEYPLVCVAISEGTEQGQVVRFETINLNSCSSWFTEMGTNNQQVDAIHVTQLERDTVLVCLDKNVKIVNLQGKLKPNKKLASELSFDFCIGSIVCLQDSVLAFWKHGMQGKSFKSNEVTQEISDPSRVFRLLGSDRVVVLESRPTDNPSAQSNLYILAGHENSY is encoded by the exons ATGGATTTCCTTCCCCGGCCTTGCGGCGAAATTCAGAGGAAGAACCCCCAACACGACTTCGAGCTCATCCAGAGGGTGGGAAGCGGGACATACGGAGACGTCTACAAG gcTCGAAATATTCAAACAGGAGAGCTCGCTGCTGTGAAGATCATAAAGTTGGAACAAG GAGATGATTTTGCCGTCATTCAGCAGGAAATCTTCATGGTGAAGGAATGCACGCACCACAACATTGTGGCCTACTTCGGGAGCTACCTCTG tcgaGAAAAGCTTTGGATATGTATGGAATACTGCGGTGGAGGATCCCTGCAGGATATTTACCACG TTACAGGACCGCTGTCTGAGCTGCAGATTGCATACGTCTGCAGAGAGACCTTACAG GGTTTGAAATATCTGCACAGCAAAGGCAAGATGCACCGTGATATCAAG GGTGCCAACATACTCTTGACAGACAATGGAGATGTGAAGCTAG CTGACTTTGGAGTTGCCGCCAAGATAACAGCTACCATCGCAAAAAGAAAGTCCTTCATTGGAACACCCTATTG GATGGCTCCTGAGGTAGCAGCAGTAGAGAAGAACGGAGGCTACAACCAGCTGTGCGACATCTGGGCTGTTGGCATCACATCCATCGAGCTGGCTGAGCTGCAGCCTCCAATGTTTGACCTGCATCCGATGAG GGCCTTGTTTTTGATGTCCAAGAGCAGTTTCCAGCCTCCTAAGCTAAAGGACAAAACCAAATG GAGTGCTGCTTTTCAAAACTTTGTTAAAGTGTCTCTCACAAAAAACCCAAAGAAGCGGCCCGCTGCAGAGAAACTCTTACTG CATGTATTTGTGGCTCAGACTGGGTTAACGAGGAGACTTGGAGTTGATCTCCTCGATCAGGTGAACAACCCAGACACCCTTCGGAGTTACCGCGAAATTGACGATGATGACCTTGAG cctctcacCGGAGGCCGACACACCATCCTTCCCTCCAAACAACACCCCAAAGTTGAGAGGACGCCCTCTGAGATTAACT CAAACAATGGGACAGGCCTCGAACATCCAATCTCAAGTCCTAGTGACTGTGAGGGACACAGGGAGGATGCAG TTGACAAGGTCCAATTTCAGGCGCCTCTTCTCCCAAAAGAAACTGAAGCTCATTCTGAAATG GATGTGAATAAAGACCATGACTTCCCTTCCCCATGGAGCCCTTATGCAGATGGAGGAACAAGCAG GAGCCTTCTCAAAAGCGTTGAGGATGAATTGTTCCAACG TGGACACGTCGCCCATCTGGATGATGCCTCTGAAGGGGTCGAGCT GTCGACGCTTAAACCAGGTGTACCTCCTCCTCTGCCCCCAAAG cCACGAATAAACAGCACATCAGAGGAGATTGGGCTGAACGAGGAGAGGTCTCTGACAGTTCGCAGGTTCCCGAACTCGGAAAATGGACCGAGCCAGGCCGCCCGCAGGCAGAGCACGCCCGACGAGGGCAACAAGGTGGAGCATTCATCATTTGACTTCCTGTCAGCTAGCGTCAGCAGCCCCGGCTTCTTATCGCACGCCTCTGATCCTG CTCCAATAAAATGTGGCTCTAAAG AAAATGATTCAGATGGAGATGTGAATGGAGGCCGTTCTACACCAACATCACAGCACCGGAAGGACAGAAAGGAGTTCCCC AAACCAGCAATAAACGGTCTGCCGCCCACTCCTAAAGTACAT ATGGGAGCCTGTTTCTCTAAGGTGTTTGATGGCTGTCCGTTAAATATCAACTGTGCCACGTCATGGATTCATCCAGACACCAAAG ATCAGTACCTAATCTTTGGAACGGAGGATGGCATCTATACATTAAATCTTAATGAGCTGCACGAGTCAGCAATGGAGCAG aTTTTCCCCAGGAAGTGTACATGGCTGTACATTATCAACAACATTCTGATGTCTTTGTCTG AAG GAAAATCTTTCCAGCTCTACTCTCACAATCTGATCGGGCTGTTCGAGCAGCTGAGGAAGCCCGGCCTCGCAGCTCAGTTTCAGACGCATCGCTTCCCAGACAAGATCTTGCCGAG GCGCTTTGCTCTGACCACCAAGATCCCTGACACAAAGGGCTGTCACAAATGCTGCATTG TGAGAAACCCATATACAGGCCACAAGTACTTGTGCGGGGCTCTTCAGTCTGGCATTGTCCTTCTGCAGTGGTATGAGCCCATGCAGAGGTTTATGCTCATCAAG CACTTTGACTTCCCTCTTCCCAGCCCGCTCAAGGTGTTTGAAATGCTGGTGGTCCCAGAGCAGGAGTATCCTCTGGTGTGTGTCGCCATCAGCGAGGGTACCGAGCAGGGCCAGGTGGTCCGCTTTGAGACGATCAACCTCAACTCCTGTTCCTCCTGGTTCACAGAGATGGGAACAA ATAATCAGCAAGTGGATGCAATCCATGTCACGCAGCTGGAAAGAGACACAGTGTTGGTGTGTTTAGACA aaaatgtaaagatCGTTAACCTTCAGGGCAAACTAAAGCCCAACAAGAAACTGGCTTCTGAGCTCAGCTTTGACTTCTGCATCGGATCTATTG TGTGCCTTCAGGACAGCGTCCTGGCCTTCTGGAAGCACGGCATGCAGGGAAAGAGCTTCAAGTCCAATGAG GTGACTCAGGAGATTTCTGATCCAAGCAGAGTCTTCCGCCTCCTGGGATCTGACAG